The following coding sequences are from one Bradyrhizobium sp. 200 window:
- a CDS encoding DegT/DnrJ/EryC1/StrS family aminotransferase, which yields MPATHATHHKIPCFRPVIGDEEIAAVTAVLRSGWLTTGPKAREFEEKFAAYMGPDIEAVAVNSATAGLHLAAEACGIGPGDEVIVPTLTFTASASVIRYLGAEVVLVDVEESSRCIDLDHAERRLTPRCKAIMPVHFAGFPCDMAKVLAFARRHGLKVIEDAAHAMPARRDGRLIGAWESDACVFSFYACKPITTGEGGMIVTRNAETAARARVMRTHGLNRDAFDRFRNVGASWAYDVVAPGFKYNLTDVAAAIGVVQLSRAETLQASRQRAAERYLRKLADLPLDCPAAAPPDGLHAWHMFPIRVHQHARVNRDDLIAGLAAEGIGTSVHYRPLHEMTYWKERYHCEQSEFPVASRYFEGAVTLPLFAGMTDAEVDRVATAVHAILG from the coding sequence GTGCCAGCGACACATGCCACCCACCACAAAATACCGTGCTTCCGGCCCGTCATCGGCGATGAAGAGATCGCGGCGGTAACAGCCGTTCTGCGGTCTGGATGGCTCACCACAGGTCCCAAGGCCCGGGAATTCGAGGAGAAGTTCGCGGCCTACATGGGCCCGGACATCGAGGCTGTCGCGGTGAACTCGGCAACCGCAGGACTGCATCTCGCCGCCGAGGCCTGCGGCATCGGACCGGGCGATGAAGTAATCGTGCCGACCCTCACTTTCACGGCGTCCGCTTCGGTTATCCGCTATCTCGGCGCCGAAGTCGTGCTGGTTGACGTTGAAGAGAGCTCCCGTTGCATCGATCTCGATCATGCGGAGCGTCGTCTGACACCGCGCTGCAAGGCGATCATGCCGGTCCACTTTGCCGGGTTCCCCTGCGACATGGCCAAAGTACTGGCCTTCGCGCGCCGCCACGGCCTCAAGGTCATAGAGGATGCTGCGCATGCGATGCCTGCTCGGCGTGACGGTCGCCTGATCGGCGCGTGGGAATCAGATGCCTGCGTGTTCAGCTTCTATGCCTGTAAGCCGATCACGACCGGCGAAGGCGGCATGATCGTTACGCGCAACGCCGAAACGGCCGCTCGTGCACGGGTGATGCGCACGCACGGGCTCAACCGAGACGCTTTCGACCGCTTCCGCAACGTCGGCGCTTCGTGGGCTTACGATGTCGTCGCGCCAGGCTTCAAATATAATCTCACCGATGTCGCAGCAGCCATCGGGGTGGTCCAGCTCTCGCGGGCCGAGACGTTGCAGGCGTCACGGCAGAGGGCTGCCGAACGCTACCTCAGGAAATTGGCGGATTTGCCGCTCGACTGTCCGGCTGCAGCACCCCCCGACGGCCTTCATGCCTGGCACATGTTTCCGATACGGGTCCATCAGCATGCGCGCGTCAATCGCGACGACCTGATCGCGGGCCTTGCAGCGGAAGGTATCGGGACATCGGTCCACTATCGGCCATTGCATGAGATGACGTACTGGAAGGAGCGTTATCACTGCGAGCAGAGTGAGTTTCCGGTCGCCAGCCGCTACTTCGAGGGCGCGGTTACGTTGCCGTTGTTTGCCGGCATGACCGACGCTGAAGTCGATCGTGTGGCCACCGCCGTGCATGCGATCCTGGGGTGA
- a CDS encoding class I SAM-dependent methyltransferase, protein MTESKVIHTDHSSNEVRRILSAYAERERTHKSKQGNPGRQRLLREQYDTLERILAWRFQHPLSQCKVLDVGCGHGGLLGWFHERGVKPENLYGVDLLPNRIKIARETFPAFTFLEGNAEQLAFPDDSFDLVSVFTVFSSILDVAMAKSVARNIERVLTSRGVVVWFDMRYPNPWNPAIRAMTKSRIRELFPSFELQLESSILLPPIAYRLGRLTDRAYPLLASIPIMRSHYIGLLRPSRESSPG, encoded by the coding sequence ATGACAGAAAGCAAAGTGATCCACACCGATCACTCCAGCAACGAGGTTCGGCGGATTCTGTCGGCCTACGCGGAGCGGGAGCGCACGCATAAGTCGAAGCAGGGCAACCCGGGGCGCCAACGACTGCTGCGGGAGCAATACGATACGCTGGAGCGCATTCTGGCCTGGCGATTCCAGCACCCCTTGTCGCAGTGCAAGGTCCTCGATGTCGGATGCGGGCACGGCGGCCTGTTAGGCTGGTTTCACGAGCGAGGTGTGAAGCCGGAAAATCTATATGGGGTCGACCTCTTGCCCAATCGTATCAAAATCGCTCGCGAAACCTTTCCAGCCTTCACTTTCCTCGAAGGGAACGCCGAGCAACTCGCCTTTCCGGATGATTCGTTCGACCTGGTGTCGGTCTTCACGGTGTTTTCTTCGATTCTTGATGTCGCGATGGCCAAGAGCGTAGCGCGGAACATAGAGCGCGTCCTGACGAGCCGCGGTGTGGTCGTCTGGTTCGACATGCGCTATCCGAATCCGTGGAATCCAGCCATAAGGGCGATGACAAAGTCGAGGATTCGAGAGCTCTTCCCGTCGTTTGAGTTACAGCTCGAGTCCAGCATTCTCCTGCCGCCCATAGCATACCGACTCGGGCGGCTGACTGACCGGGCCTATCCATTGCTCGCTTCGATCCCGATCATGCGTTCCCACTATATCGGCCTCCTTCGACCGTCGCGCGAATCAAGCCCGGGATGA
- a CDS encoding response regulator transcription factor: MSFATIVVGKSALLREGLAGILRSANFRILASVSCADDLPPNKPRQPQPLFLIVHTGNDFDPTLEQIELFRDRHPGGRIAVVADDFRLNELVSAFRAGANGYFVDVMTCDVFIKSVELVMMGETIFPSAFLSFILDSEGNHPLEAARSDENGEAILVTTEDTIAPQLSPREKSILRCLIEGNSNKCIARKIDIAEATVKVHVKAILRKIRVQNRTQAAIWGMNNAAISNSPPSISDASKRLPNPVAAISEIKQIVAPAPVDVVYHETNHVEVAGVAPLIRKGIDRRTLGAGSARQIAGGHGGRAA; this comes from the coding sequence GTGTCATTTGCGACCATAGTCGTTGGGAAAAGTGCTTTACTCCGGGAAGGACTTGCTGGAATCTTACGCTCAGCAAATTTTCGCATCCTTGCCTCGGTGTCGTGTGCCGATGATTTGCCCCCGAACAAACCCCGACAACCCCAGCCGCTGTTTCTCATTGTTCATACCGGCAATGATTTTGACCCCACGCTCGAACAGATTGAACTTTTCAGGGACCGGCACCCGGGCGGCCGCATTGCGGTGGTTGCCGATGACTTTCGGCTAAACGAGTTGGTTTCAGCATTTCGGGCGGGCGCCAACGGTTATTTCGTCGACGTCATGACGTGCGATGTATTCATCAAATCCGTAGAGCTGGTGATGATGGGTGAAACAATTTTCCCGTCGGCATTTCTGTCATTTATTCTCGATTCCGAAGGCAACCACCCGCTCGAGGCGGCGCGGAGCGACGAAAACGGCGAGGCAATCCTCGTTACAACCGAGGACACGATCGCGCCGCAGCTTTCCCCGCGGGAGAAGTCGATTCTGCGCTGCCTGATCGAAGGCAACTCCAACAAATGCATAGCGCGAAAAATCGATATCGCCGAGGCGACCGTGAAGGTCCACGTCAAGGCAATCCTTCGCAAGATCCGAGTCCAGAACCGGACACAGGCGGCGATTTGGGGGATGAACAATGCGGCAATCAGCAACTCTCCGCCCTCAATCTCCGATGCGAGCAAGCGACTTCCGAATCCCGTCGCGGCGATCTCCGAAATCAAGCAAATCGTGGCTCCGGCGCCAGTTGACGTAGTTTACCACGAGACAAATCATGTCGAGGTGGCTGGTGTCGCCCCCCTGATCCGCAAGGGCATCGACCGAAGGACTCTTGGTGCGGGTTCGGCTCGGCAAATAGCCGGCGGTCACGGCGGTCGGGCGGCTTAA
- a CDS encoding response regulator transcription factor, with the protein MRCVRVVIADRHPVVLQGLMNLLGEGSGFKVVASCGDGTSCIEAIRRLVPDIAIFDNSMPGLTGLEILDIANAESLPTRLVVFTGAIEDRELVMSAAAAAGAYGVIPKDVTPEFLVQSLRQVVDGQRLLPLSSSDQVVSRPPESIAFAASVMTVLTDRERQIMRLVSEGLSNKEIGRRLNIADGTIKVHLHHIFQKLEISNRTLLAALAVSQQ; encoded by the coding sequence ATGCGTTGTGTCCGTGTGGTAATCGCGGACCGCCACCCGGTGGTTCTGCAGGGTTTGATGAACCTACTCGGCGAAGGGAGTGGCTTCAAAGTTGTTGCGTCTTGCGGTGACGGGACGAGCTGCATCGAAGCCATTCGGCGGTTGGTCCCGGACATCGCCATCTTCGACAATTCGATGCCTGGTCTGACCGGGCTGGAAATCCTCGACATCGCTAACGCCGAGAGCCTTCCCACCCGACTGGTTGTTTTCACCGGAGCTATCGAAGACCGCGAACTGGTCATGTCGGCCGCCGCCGCCGCCGGCGCCTATGGCGTCATTCCGAAGGATGTGACGCCCGAATTTCTGGTGCAGTCCTTGCGACAGGTCGTGGATGGCCAGCGGCTGTTGCCGCTATCGTCCTCCGATCAGGTAGTGTCCCGGCCGCCGGAAAGCATCGCGTTCGCGGCGAGCGTAATGACGGTGCTGACAGACCGTGAGCGCCAGATCATGCGTCTGGTATCTGAAGGATTGTCGAACAAGGAAATTGGGCGTCGGCTGAATATTGCCGACGGGACCATCAAGGTGCATCTCCATCACATTTTTCAGAAGCTTGAAATCAGCAACCGGACACTGCTCGCGGCACTCGCAGTATCGCAACAATAA
- a CDS encoding H-NS family nucleoid-associated regulatory protein produces the protein MNSDDLELMSIDELWALHMEIDAVLTRKISAEKRHLDQRLRQLGSGAIEFNVRRERRPYPRVLPKYQNPDEPSETWAGRGKRPRWLSAKLLSGKKLDDFRIQSSSDRKQRSAKQRSARR, from the coding sequence ATGAACTCCGACGATCTCGAATTGATGTCCATTGACGAGCTTTGGGCTCTTCACATGGAAATCGACGCCGTTCTGACGCGCAAGATATCTGCGGAAAAAAGGCATCTTGATCAGCGACTGCGGCAACTCGGGTCAGGTGCAATTGAATTCAACGTTCGGCGAGAACGGCGTCCCTATCCGCGAGTCCTCCCCAAATACCAAAACCCCGACGAACCCTCAGAGACTTGGGCAGGCCGTGGTAAGCGGCCGCGGTGGCTGTCTGCAAAGCTCTTATCCGGGAAGAAGCTCGACGATTTCCGGATTCAATCGTCATCTGATCGGAAGCAGCGCTCGGCAAAGCAGCGCTCGGCAAGGCGGTAA
- a CDS encoding integrase core domain-containing protein, translating into MREAYSLVWSVLVLVFRSRVSLEAEILILRHQLNIQRRHVPKRVAFSAMDRLIFVGLYRLVPNTVKALTIVKPDTVIRWHRACFGSYWRWKSRHRCGRPTVSLEIRRLIREMSIANPLWGAPRIHGELLKLGIEIGQTSATKYMARRKGPPSQGWKTFLRNHADGIVALDLFVVPTISFRLLYGLLIMGQGRRQILWFGVTAHPTAEWIANQLTEACGWEQIPRYLIRDRDRAYGEIFVRRVRSIGIRDRPTSFRSPWQNAYAERLIGSIRRECIDHIVIFGERHLRHVLLSYMIYYNATRTHLSLNKDAPVPRGVEWAGNMVCRPILGGLHHQYGRM; encoded by the coding sequence ATGAGAGAAGCTTACAGCCTGGTCTGGTCGGTGCTGGTCTTAGTGTTCCGGTCGCGGGTCTCGTTGGAAGCTGAGATCCTGATCCTTCGTCATCAACTTAACATCCAGCGACGGCATGTGCCGAAGAGAGTGGCCTTCAGTGCCATGGATCGCCTGATCTTTGTTGGGCTGTATCGTTTGGTGCCAAATACCGTCAAGGCGCTGACGATTGTGAAGCCGGACACCGTCATCCGTTGGCACCGTGCCTGTTTCGGATCGTATTGGCGCTGGAAATCGCGGCACCGCTGCGGCCGACCAACGGTGTCGTTGGAAATTCGCCGGCTGATCCGCGAGATGAGCATCGCCAACCCGTTGTGGGGAGCGCCGAGAATCCATGGAGAGCTTCTCAAGCTCGGCATCGAGATCGGCCAGACCAGCGCCACCAAGTATATGGCGCGGAGGAAGGGCCCTCCCTCGCAGGGATGGAAGACGTTCCTTCGCAACCATGCGGATGGCATTGTCGCATTGGACCTCTTCGTCGTGCCGACAATCTCGTTCCGGCTGCTCTATGGTTTGCTGATCATGGGCCAAGGCCGGCGGCAGATCCTGTGGTTTGGGGTGACGGCGCACCCGACGGCCGAATGGATCGCCAATCAGCTCACTGAAGCCTGTGGCTGGGAGCAAATCCCTCGTTACCTAATCAGGGACCGCGATCGAGCTTATGGCGAGATCTTTGTCCGCCGGGTTCGGTCGATCGGCATTCGAGACCGCCCGACCTCTTTCCGCTCACCTTGGCAAAATGCATATGCCGAACGGCTAATCGGTTCAATCCGCAGGGAATGCATTGATCACATCGTGATATTTGGCGAACGCCATCTGCGCCACGTTCTGCTGTCGTACATGATTTACTACAACGCCACGCGCACTCACCTGTCATTGAACAAGGATGCCCCGGTCCCTCGCGGCGTTGAGTGGGCCGGGAATATGGTCTGCCGCCCGATCCTGGGCGGACTGCACCATCAATATGGCCGGATGTGA
- a CDS encoding NAD(P)-dependent oxidoreductase, protein MAMLAPAPLLRPTSFEHIALLHNTFRNFSGLRPTLGTALRITADIGSIWAAFLFGWLIIGGNDLAALIAGESAGLVPLIGLLSILALAAYIAVGLYTYTRSYRLLAKIRRVAAVNLTLFVVAVALLSITVPPTGLSLDVLATTIVGSFILLSLARAGSAVLRMEDWRGDGQHEESDENKVLVIGGAGYIGSALVEKLLKLGLQVSVLDAMHFGEETLSHVAGHPNLTLIREDFRHIEALTRAVNGVGSVIHLGGLVGDPACAVDCDLTVDVNVTATKVIGEIAKARGVRRFIFASSCSVYGANDEIVNETSRFNPQSLYARSKVASEAVLGTLNSRDFAVTCLRFATIYGISGRTRFDLVVNLLCAKAVRDGKITVYGADQWRPFVHVEDVARAITMTLLAPLHLVAGEAFNVGSEPQNYTLGELAQLIQKQVPDAEITSDDSFVDKRNYCVSFTKIQSRLGFVPDWTIERGIAQVVGIVSSNQVGDYSLPTYSNVLYLKARGPKSFGSFKITGWEQELMSIDRIVSPGAVDRSAA, encoded by the coding sequence ATGGCCATGCTAGCGCCAGCTCCGCTCTTGAGGCCGACTTCGTTTGAACATATCGCTCTCCTTCATAATACCTTTCGCAATTTTTCCGGGCTGCGACCGACGCTGGGAACGGCCCTGCGGATTACCGCCGATATCGGCTCGATCTGGGCGGCATTTTTGTTCGGTTGGCTCATCATTGGCGGCAACGACTTGGCCGCGCTGATCGCCGGAGAGTCGGCAGGGCTAGTCCCACTGATCGGGCTGCTGTCGATCTTGGCACTCGCGGCCTACATCGCCGTCGGGCTCTATACGTATACGCGCAGCTATCGCCTGTTGGCGAAGATTCGCAGGGTCGCCGCAGTCAATCTCACTCTTTTCGTGGTTGCCGTGGCGCTCCTGTCTATAACCGTGCCGCCGACGGGCCTTAGCTTAGACGTGCTGGCTACAACCATCGTAGGTTCGTTCATTCTCCTCTCTCTCGCACGCGCTGGTTCGGCGGTGCTGCGCATGGAGGATTGGCGCGGCGACGGGCAGCATGAGGAGTCGGACGAGAACAAGGTTCTTGTCATCGGCGGCGCTGGTTATATCGGCTCCGCCCTGGTCGAGAAGCTACTGAAGCTGGGTCTGCAGGTCTCGGTTCTCGACGCAATGCACTTCGGCGAAGAAACTCTCTCACATGTAGCCGGACACCCAAACCTTACCCTCATTCGTGAAGACTTCCGTCATATCGAAGCGCTCACTCGAGCTGTGAACGGTGTTGGCTCGGTAATCCATCTCGGCGGGTTGGTAGGAGATCCGGCGTGTGCCGTCGATTGCGACCTTACCGTCGACGTGAACGTGACGGCGACCAAGGTAATCGGTGAAATAGCCAAAGCACGCGGAGTGCGACGGTTCATTTTTGCAAGCTCCTGCTCCGTCTATGGCGCAAACGACGAAATCGTCAACGAAACTTCTCGCTTTAATCCGCAATCACTTTATGCACGCAGTAAGGTTGCCTCCGAAGCGGTGCTCGGCACCCTTAACAGCCGAGACTTCGCTGTAACTTGCCTTCGCTTCGCTACCATCTACGGCATTTCCGGACGTACTCGGTTCGATCTCGTTGTAAACCTGCTTTGCGCCAAGGCCGTGCGCGACGGCAAGATAACGGTCTATGGCGCGGATCAGTGGCGGCCGTTCGTGCATGTAGAGGATGTTGCGCGGGCGATCACGATGACGCTCCTGGCACCGCTCCACTTGGTCGCGGGCGAAGCATTCAACGTGGGGAGCGAGCCTCAGAACTACACGTTGGGCGAGCTGGCGCAATTGATCCAAAAGCAGGTACCCGACGCGGAGATTACCTCCGACGACAGTTTCGTCGACAAACGAAACTACTGCGTCTCTTTCACAAAGATCCAATCACGGCTTGGATTCGTACCTGACTGGACGATCGAACGCGGCATTGCGCAGGTGGTTGGAATCGTTAGCTCCAACCAGGTCGGTGACTATTCGCTGCCGACATATAGCAATGTGCTCTATTTGAAGGCGCGCGGGCCGAAGAGCTTCGGTAGCTTCAAGATCACGGGCTGGGAGCAGGAGCTCATGAGCATCGACCGGATAGTGTCGCCCGGCGCCGTCGATCGATCTGCCGCCTAG
- a CDS encoding sugar transferase gives MRSGYNRRLPAWPSHRTMAVKRILDIVGSALGLLLLLPVLVIVAVAIKLDSPGPIFFRQERVGLGGGSFRIFKFRSMVVGAARAGTALTVRGDTRITRVGMFLRSSKLDELPQLINVLVGDMSIVGPRPEVPEFIKFYTPDQRAIILSMRPGITDYAAILFRDESSLLDRERDPIDVYRREVMPVKFAYYERYCREIGALNDLRIILATMLLLTVGRVPPRLGIECNLQPPLHRKNEAEALSRGGRSALDCASGRNAGRVS, from the coding sequence ATGCGATCCGGCTACAATCGCCGCTTACCGGCGTGGCCATCGCACAGGACGATGGCAGTGAAACGGATATTGGACATTGTGGGATCGGCGCTCGGTCTCCTCCTGCTGCTGCCAGTGCTGGTTATCGTCGCGGTCGCCATCAAACTCGACAGTCCCGGCCCGATTTTCTTCCGTCAGGAACGGGTCGGACTGGGAGGCGGCTCGTTCCGCATCTTCAAGTTTCGCTCCATGGTGGTAGGCGCGGCGCGCGCCGGCACCGCACTTACGGTGCGTGGCGACACGAGGATCACGCGGGTGGGAATGTTCCTCCGGAGCAGCAAGCTCGACGAACTTCCTCAGCTCATCAATGTCCTTGTCGGCGATATGTCAATCGTCGGCCCGCGACCCGAGGTGCCGGAATTCATCAAATTCTACACGCCGGATCAGCGCGCGATCATCCTCTCGATGCGACCAGGAATCACTGACTACGCAGCCATCCTGTTTCGCGACGAGAGTTCGCTCCTCGACCGGGAACGCGATCCTATCGACGTCTATCGGCGTGAGGTCATGCCGGTCAAATTCGCCTATTACGAACGCTACTGTCGCGAAATCGGCGCACTGAACGATTTGCGTATCATCTTGGCGACGATGTTGCTGCTAACCGTGGGTAGGGTACCTCCGCGGCTCGGAATCGAATGCAACTTGCAGCCGCCGCTGCACCGCAAGAACGAAGCGGAGGCACTTAGCCGAGGAGGCCGCTCAGCGCTTGATTGCGCCTCCGGGCGAAACGCAGGACGCGTATCATGA
- a CDS encoding glycosyltransferase produces the protein MLAPHVLYVGGSDHHLRIPFMLAVRDCGFRVTAAGSGDCTPFDKVDLEFYPFHFERFMNPLSDLAAVKTLSTILRDVCPDLAQGYDTKPCLLLPLAARAADHPAIVRTICGRGWVYSSRSPLALAVRPVYRAMHRTAARSTAATVFEMDEDRAFFERHRLTGKNGLVIPAGGGGVDVEGFERALAESSPPEQLREELGLGTSPVIITVTRMTRRKGIPTLLKAAALVHRARPDVKFLLVGPRESEGPLAVAQAEIEEHAPYVVATGPRSDIPGLLRLADAFAFPTEYREGVPRALLEAALAGLPIVSTSMPGCCEVIRDGWSGFLVPPHAPDRLATRMIDLLRDRKTAAIMAGRAEELVAQKFSLRIIVARHVALYAELLARNARPGVDKLDLLAHQT, from the coding sequence GTGTTGGCACCGCATGTACTTTACGTCGGAGGTAGTGATCATCATCTGCGAATCCCCTTCATGCTTGCGGTCCGGGATTGCGGGTTTCGGGTGACAGCAGCGGGCAGCGGCGATTGCACTCCTTTCGACAAGGTCGACCTTGAGTTCTATCCCTTCCACTTCGAGCGTTTCATGAATCCCCTTTCTGATTTGGCGGCAGTCAAGACACTGTCGACGATCCTTCGTGACGTTTGTCCGGACTTGGCGCAGGGCTACGACACGAAGCCATGCTTGCTCCTCCCCTTGGCCGCTCGCGCCGCGGACCATCCTGCAATCGTGCGCACGATCTGCGGGCGGGGCTGGGTCTACTCGTCGCGCTCGCCGCTCGCTTTAGCGGTTCGCCCGGTATATCGCGCGATGCATCGTACGGCAGCCAGATCGACTGCCGCCACTGTGTTCGAGATGGACGAGGATCGGGCCTTTTTCGAACGTCACAGGTTGACAGGGAAAAACGGCCTCGTGATCCCGGCCGGCGGCGGCGGGGTCGATGTTGAAGGATTCGAACGGGCTTTGGCCGAATCCTCCCCTCCAGAGCAGCTTCGCGAAGAGCTCGGTCTCGGCACGTCCCCCGTCATCATTACAGTCACGCGAATGACGCGGCGGAAAGGGATTCCGACGCTGCTCAAGGCAGCGGCGTTGGTGCATCGGGCTCGCCCAGACGTGAAGTTCCTGCTGGTCGGACCGCGTGAAAGCGAGGGCCCGCTAGCGGTCGCGCAAGCCGAGATCGAGGAGCATGCCCCCTATGTCGTGGCTACTGGACCGCGATCCGACATCCCGGGGTTGCTCAGGTTAGCCGACGCTTTTGCGTTCCCGACGGAGTATCGTGAGGGCGTGCCTCGCGCGCTGCTTGAGGCAGCTCTCGCCGGGCTCCCGATCGTATCGACAAGCATGCCAGGTTGTTGCGAGGTGATCCGCGACGGCTGGAGCGGATTCCTGGTGCCGCCGCACGCTCCCGACCGTCTGGCGACGAGGATGATCGACTTGCTTCGTGACCGCAAGACGGCAGCAATAATGGCTGGTCGTGCTGAAGAGCTTGTTGCGCAGAAGTTCAGCCTGCGGATTATTGTCGCTCGTCATGTCGCGCTGTATGCGGAGCTGCTAGCGCGGAACGCCCGACCAGGTGTGGATAAGCTTGATTTGCTCGCGCATCAGACGTAA
- a CDS encoding VanZ family protein, whose amino-acid sequence MTKLTMLTRMGAGLTVLTVTLLSLVPGNMRPHILGNDRLEHFAAYFVTATLWAVGNRRPMKLLSSGLLLAVCAGLLEFVQLWIPGRTASAFDFATSAIGAWIGLLVMVAARRAHDRAFVAS is encoded by the coding sequence TTGACGAAGCTCACGATGCTGACCCGCATGGGCGCCGGCCTAACCGTGCTGACCGTCACTCTTCTTTCACTAGTGCCAGGCAACATGCGACCTCACATATTGGGAAATGATCGTCTCGAACATTTCGCCGCGTATTTTGTCACAGCTACCCTGTGGGCTGTTGGAAATCGGCGTCCTATGAAGTTGCTCTCGAGCGGCCTGCTGCTCGCTGTCTGCGCCGGCTTATTGGAGTTCGTTCAATTGTGGATTCCAGGCAGGACCGCAAGCGCTTTCGATTTTGCCACCAGTGCGATTGGCGCGTGGATCGGTCTCCTGGTCATGGTCGCCGCCAGACGGGCCCATGACCGCGCGTTTGTCGCCTCTTAG
- a CDS encoding response regulator transcription factor → MLIIEDGDDFDTALARIKSFKQRYPAGRVAVLAHQHKLAEMVSAFRAGANAYLVKVTACETFIKSLELVILGVTLFPPEMLSFLVHREDHGRSGRAAGHTRPAAHHKDDADDGRADDGGDGGEMIETKVETDELVPQTKTSFTPRLSIRQQSILRCLTQGDSNKAIAREMAIAEATVKVHVKTILRKIRVHNRTQAAIWAMSKGPFISATDDASSD, encoded by the coding sequence TTGCTCATCATCGAAGATGGCGATGATTTCGATACGGCATTGGCACGAATCAAGTCTTTCAAGCAACGGTATCCGGCGGGGCGGGTCGCTGTGCTGGCTCATCAGCACAAGCTGGCTGAAATGGTGTCGGCGTTTCGAGCGGGCGCCAACGCGTATTTGGTCAAGGTCACCGCGTGCGAAACATTCATCAAATCCCTTGAATTGGTCATACTCGGCGTGACGCTCTTCCCTCCAGAAATGCTGAGTTTCCTCGTTCACCGGGAGGACCACGGCCGCAGCGGCCGCGCAGCCGGTCACACTAGGCCTGCAGCTCACCACAAAGATGACGCTGATGACGGACGCGCAGACGACGGTGGTGACGGTGGCGAAATGATTGAGACCAAAGTCGAAACGGATGAACTTGTACCACAGACCAAGACCAGCTTCACGCCGCGGCTATCGATTCGGCAACAATCCATCCTGCGCTGCCTGACTCAAGGTGATTCCAACAAGGCGATAGCGCGCGAGATGGCCATCGCCGAGGCTACCGTGAAGGTTCATGTCAAAACGATCCTTCGGAAAATTCGGGTCCACAACCGCACGCAGGCCGCTATTTGGGCAATGAGCAAAGGCCCGTTCATCTCGGCAACGGACGACGCTTCTTCCGATTAA